A single window of Myripristis murdjan chromosome 21, fMyrMur1.1, whole genome shotgun sequence DNA harbors:
- the LOC115379553 gene encoding interleukin-1 receptor type 2-like, whose product MTPTLGLLLFFLGLFGGSSAVQENCKDYGLEFERVFSVPGEAAMLNTTLVAMDVFSFTTEPYNVTWYDPRTGQELSNQTGRVVVWGETLWLLSVQLEDAGKYESIVRTPSRCYRQQTHLVVEKPPAGQCGRPRQAGQSLSISLNGFLSCPLKDYIRKLKDYNASYSMKWYKGCELIEDRRGRFTYMSMAQLKVEKVELQDSGNYTCTLTFDLGGVTASVSETISTTIKENYYMRPIVHKPENIIIKVEKGSRFNQSCLVFVPCVGAPLISISWVDKNDFIDSEPENRVYTVDGRSWRQESPSRGLWKEVLLVFSEVREEDFYKNYTCMVFSARGIPQGFFTLLPADPQIALPIGLVLGSATVLFITSIFLCYLFKVDIVLCFRRTFPVLYTNTGASWASIPKEAQRPGSEQL is encoded by the exons atGACTCCGACACTGGGACTCCTCTTGTTCTTCCTCGGGCTGTTTGGAGGCTCGTCGGCGGTGCAGG agaacTGTAAGGACTATGGGCTGGAGTTTGAGAGGGTTTTCTCCGTTCCTGGCGAGGCCGCCATGCTAAACACCACCTTGGTGGCTATGGACGTCTTCAGCTTCACCACCGAGCCCTACAACGTGACCTGGTACGACCCACGGACGGGCCAGGAGCTCAGCAACCAGACGGGACGGGTGGTGGTGTGGGGCGAGACGCTCTGGCTGCTCAGTGTGCAGCTGGAGGATGCTGGGAAATATGAGAGCATTGTGAG GACTCCCTCCCGGTGCTACAGACAGCAGACCCACCTGGTGGTGGAGAAGCCACCGGCGGGACAGTGCGGGCGGCCGAGACAAGCTGGACAGTCGCTGTCCATCTCATTGAACGGCTTTCTGAGCTGTCCTCTGAAGGATTACATCAGAAAACTGAAAGACTATAATGCCAGTTATTCCATGAAGTGGTACAAG GGCTGTGAGCTCATTGAGGACAGAAGAGGAAGGTTCACCTACATGAGCATGGCGCAGCTGAAGGTTGAGAAAGTGGAGCTTCAGGACAGTGGCAACTACACGTGCACGCTCACCTTTGACCTGGGCGGGGTCACGGCCTCCGTCTCAGAGACCATCAGTACAACGATCAAAG AGAACTACTACATGCGTCCCATAGTGCACAAGCCGGAAAATATAATCATCAAGGTCGAGAAAG gctccAGATTCAATCAGTCATGCCTGGTGTTTGTGCCGTGCGTGGGGGCGCCATTGATTTCTATCTCTTGGGTGGACAAAAACGATTTCATCGACAGTGAACCTGAAAACCGAGTTTACACTGTGGACGGAAG ATCGTGGAGACAGGAGAGTCCCAGCAGAGGTTTGTGGAAAGAGGTTCTGCTGGTATTTTCTGAGGTGCGGGAAGAGGATTTCTACAAAAACTACACTTGTATGGTGTTCTCGGCGCGAGGCATCCCCCAAGGCTTTTTCACTCTCCTGCCTGCAG ATCCACAAATTGCACTTCCCATTGGCTTAGTGCTGGGCAGCGCGACTGTTCTGTTTATCACCAGCATTTTCCTCTGCTACCTGTTCAAGGTGGACATTGTGCTGTGCTTCAGGAGAACATTTCCTGTCttgtacacaaacacag gtgcttcttgggcatcaatcccgaaagaggctcaaagaccaggaagcgAACAACTatga